In Armatimonadota bacterium, the following are encoded in one genomic region:
- a CDS encoding branched-chain amino acid ABC transporter permease, with protein MPRGWLQRISIVDLYLWAFRLVVLFVLIYGTVGTVRAARYGPDVWMDLLVFGLSQGSIYALIALGYTMVYGILRMINFAHSEVFMSGAYVGYYVAAAFGRSGYLDRNPLVSLLVVLAVAMTTSAVVALLVERIAYRPLRGAPRLVPLITAIGASFFLQYTFRGFFGSGFQAYPEAAVLRGKLVVAGIPMLRTQAVVIVASVVMLLVLYLFVMRTRTGTAMRAVSEDMEAAALMGIDVDRVIAITFFVGGAMAGAAGLLYALVFKQVHFFMGFIPGIKAFTAAVLGGIGNIPGAMLGGVFLGLFESVGPILVLDGLGIVAPYQLRDVIAFTMLVMVLIFRPSGILGERLAAKKA; from the coding sequence ATGCCCCGCGGTTGGTTGCAGCGGATCTCGATCGTCGACCTGTACCTGTGGGCCTTCCGACTGGTCGTCCTGTTCGTCCTGATCTACGGGACCGTGGGGACCGTGCGGGCGGCACGCTACGGCCCGGACGTCTGGATGGACCTGCTGGTCTTCGGCCTTTCCCAGGGAAGCATCTACGCCCTGATCGCCCTGGGCTACACCATGGTCTACGGCATCCTGCGCATGATCAACTTCGCCCACAGCGAGGTGTTCATGAGCGGGGCTTACGTGGGCTACTACGTGGCCGCGGCCTTCGGCCGCTCGGGGTACCTGGACCGTAACCCGCTGGTCAGCCTGCTGGTGGTCCTGGCCGTGGCCATGACCACCTCGGCGGTGGTAGCGCTGCTGGTGGAGCGGATCGCCTACCGGCCTCTGCGAGGAGCACCCCGCCTGGTGCCGTTGATTACGGCCATCGGGGCCTCTTTCTTCCTGCAGTACACCTTCCGCGGGTTCTTCGGCTCCGGGTTTCAGGCCTATCCCGAAGCGGCTGTCCTCAGGGGCAAGCTGGTCGTCGCCGGGATCCCCATGCTGCGCACACAGGCCGTAGTCATCGTGGCTTCCGTGGTGATGCTGCTGGTGCTCTACCTGTTCGTCATGCGGACGAGAACAGGCACGGCCATGCGGGCGGTCTCCGAGGACATGGAGGCCGCCGCCTTGATGGGCATCGACGTAGACCGGGTGATTGCTATCACCTTCTTCGTGGGTGGAGCCATGGCCGGGGCGGCCGGCCTGCTCTATGCCCTGGTCTTCAAGCAGGTGCACTTCTTCATGGGGTTCATCCCGGGCATCAAGGCCTTCACCGCGGCTGTGCTGGGTGGCATCGGCAACATCCCCGGGGCCATGCTGGGTGGCGTCTTCCTGGGTCTCTTTGAATCCGTGGGCCCCATCCTGGTGCTGGACGGCCTGGGGATTGTCGCCCCCTACCAGCTGCGCGACGTCATTGCCTTTACCATGCTGGTCATGGTGCTGATCTTCCGGCCCTCGGGGATCCTGGGCGAGCGGCTGGCGGCAAAGAAGGCGTAG